The following nucleotide sequence is from Nitratidesulfovibrio termitidis HI1.
TCTCTTGCGTGGTCGACAAATGCTCCGCTCTTTTCAAGGCCAACAAGTAAGACGTTATAATTGTCAAACAGCCAACAAACTAGGTCGTTCATTGGTTTGTGTAACCGGGCTGTTTGACCAAAAAAACCTGTAGGCCGATCCATAATGAAGAGAACCGACTTGAGACGATCGGGTTGGTAGCGGAGAACGTGGCGAATTATGTGGATTGTTATTATATGTTCAATCACGCCAGTAAGATAGCTGCAAATTCCACCTGCGCCGAGATCGTTGTCGATGACTTCGTGGAAGCGGAAAATGTCTGTCAGATATATTTCTTTTTTAGTCGTCGGGCATATGTAGATGCCATTACCTGTAACATCTTCCTCTTTTAGTTCTATCTGTCCATATGAACTTCCATGTGGATTGCTTGATAGAGTCCAGCTTTTGTCGCTCGGTTCTCTTTTCGCGGAAGGTTTGTATTGTTTAAATATAAACCATCGCAGCGTATCTAAAAGGCTTTCTTCTTCGCTTAAAGTTTCCGTTTTGAAAAAGTTATAAATTTCACTCCTGACAGAATCCAAAAGAGTGTTTTCGCTTTTGAAGTGGACTCCCTTTGTTGGCAGCACAAGCTTGAGTCGTTCGATGTTCTTTAGGCGCGCCATGTCTTCAGGGGCGATAAAGCTGCATTGCTCTATGGCGTGAAGATCGGCTCGTTCAAACCTAAGCGCGCCAAATTGAAAGAAGTGAATAATTGCAGATGGGAAGTCCTTGCGGACCGCAGTCTCTGTGTAGCCGCCATCAATGGCGACAATATCTGTAATCGGGCTGATTTTTTGTGGTGTAAACGTGTGGATCATATCCTCAATCGATTCACCCTTCATTAAGGGAGGGATCCAGAGTCTCTCTAGTGCATTCTGCACCTTGGGGTCGTTAATGATGTGGTGGTGCGATGCTTTGCTAGCCCT
It contains:
- a CDS encoding NurA domain-containing protein; this translates as MGYSKNGPKPFERASKASHHHIINDPKVQNALERLWIPPLMKGESIEDMIHTFTPQKISPITDIVAIDGGYTETAVRKDFPSAIIHFFQFGALRFERADLHAIEQCSFIAPEDMARLKNIERLKLVLPTKGVHFKSENTLLDSVRSEIYNFFKTETLSEEESLLDTLRWFIFKQYKPSAKREPSDKSWTLSSNPHGSSYGQIELKEEDVTGNGIYICPTTKKEIYLTDIFRFHEVIDNDLGAGGICSYLTGVIEHIITIHIIRHVLRYQPDRLKSVLFIMDRPTGFFGQTARLHKPMNDLVCWLFDNYNVLLVGLEKSGAFVDHARDIQKKMPAGSFLILSDAYIYSYISPGNEDPTRPYASTSYYGHKIIFKTQSGQMHVISAPVRELKKTPLPQDIPNLETILTHIEELHCDMYDSALIPIALANKLVSLAAHPSSHILKHFAKRVIGH